A stretch of the Tardiphaga sp. 709 genome encodes the following:
- a CDS encoding polysaccharide biosynthesis/export family protein, translated as MKGNRRSKTFSYVSVSFWAGIVVLAGSDACLGAQYSLAPGDTVEVSVGGAPEQRNRAQIQIDGTIALPGVGTVPVAGLTPSELQTRMETLLQSRILRQRSPDGREQALVIKPGDVITSVVEYRPIYVTGDVLTPGQLVYRASMTVRQAVAVAGGFSLLRSRGQIGAVDPADLLRDYQSLSTEYIKEYIHVIRTNAELQGNDSFDQKIPSEVSLPASVIESIMQSEAASLKTAQIDYRKERSFLEDAVKQSEAQLVTLRKQQDGEEKGVQADEDELDRVAKLFGAGSLPSPRVTESRRALLLSSTRRLQTMVEVMRLQRQRDDFVRQIERVANQRTINLLRELKDSTVRMADLRVKLQALSQKLQPVGGAGALPVGTSDLRAEVTIARKVGQQWNRIIASVDFDVEPGDVVEVSLRPSGVASASN; from the coding sequence ATGAAGGGCAACAGGCGCAGTAAGACTTTCAGCTATGTCTCCGTCAGCTTCTGGGCAGGAATCGTTGTCTTGGCGGGCAGCGACGCTTGCCTTGGAGCTCAATACAGCCTCGCGCCGGGCGATACTGTCGAGGTATCCGTCGGTGGAGCGCCTGAACAGCGCAATAGAGCTCAGATCCAGATTGACGGCACCATTGCTCTTCCCGGGGTCGGTACGGTGCCGGTTGCTGGTCTGACGCCGTCGGAACTACAGACCCGCATGGAGACGCTGCTGCAGTCCAGGATTCTGCGTCAGCGCTCACCGGATGGGCGCGAGCAGGCGCTCGTCATCAAGCCTGGGGACGTGATCACTAGCGTCGTGGAATATCGACCGATCTACGTCACTGGCGATGTTCTCACGCCCGGACAGTTGGTGTATCGCGCGTCCATGACCGTACGCCAAGCGGTTGCGGTCGCCGGGGGCTTTAGTCTGTTGCGTTCTCGCGGTCAGATCGGTGCCGTCGATCCGGCGGATCTGTTGCGCGATTACCAATCTTTGTCGACCGAGTACATCAAAGAGTATATCCACGTGATCCGCACCAATGCGGAACTCCAGGGAAATGACAGCTTCGATCAGAAGATACCCAGCGAAGTATCTTTGCCGGCCTCCGTCATCGAGTCGATCATGCAATCCGAGGCGGCGTCGCTAAAGACCGCGCAAATCGACTATCGTAAGGAACGAAGCTTTCTGGAGGATGCTGTCAAACAATCGGAAGCGCAGCTCGTAACTCTCAGGAAGCAGCAAGACGGTGAGGAAAAGGGTGTTCAGGCCGATGAGGATGAGCTGGATCGGGTAGCCAAGTTGTTTGGCGCAGGATCATTGCCAAGCCCCCGTGTTACGGAAAGCCGACGCGCTCTTCTGTTGTCGTCGACAAGGCGTCTTCAGACGATGGTCGAAGTCATGCGGCTGCAACGTCAGCGCGACGACTTCGTGCGCCAGATCGAGCGGGTCGCTAATCAGCGAACCATCAATCTGTTGCGCGAGCTGAAGGATTCGACCGTTCGCATGGCGGACTTACGGGTTAAATTGCAGGCGTTGAGTCAAAAATTGCAGCCTGTCGGTGGTGCGGGAGCACTGCCTGTCGGAACCAGCGATCTCCGAGCAGAAGTAACGATCGCGCGAAAGGTCGGCCAGCAGTGGAACAGGATCATTGCATCAGTTGATTTCGATGTAGAACCGGGAGATGTGGTCGAAGTTTCGCTGCGCCCTTCGGGAGTAGCCAGCGCATCCAATTGA
- a CDS encoding helix-turn-helix transcriptional regulator, producing MLNLNQSATLPGAIASLHPCRESIFNISNRAPAIRPEADPGKKPDLGEQRDVLHAVLARIGCGQVLLKRGCVLDVSAIGRAILERECNLTTSPETLYSAVKQLVSRAGAQIPVGSTSWLATSFKEGVTSLVSQMVNVWTDETSTIILLDLDAHPEPTPQALRCLFGFTAAETQLAVELARGHNLLDIARARRLSRTTIRSHLASLFVKTQTRRQAELVALLGRVAVLPSPGN from the coding sequence ATGTTGAATTTGAACCAGAGTGCCACATTGCCCGGCGCAATTGCATCGCTTCATCCCTGCAGGGAATCCATCTTTAACATTTCGAATCGTGCTCCCGCTATCCGGCCAGAGGCTGATCCAGGCAAGAAGCCCGACCTTGGCGAACAACGTGACGTCCTACACGCAGTTCTGGCGCGTATTGGCTGCGGGCAAGTTCTGCTCAAACGTGGCTGCGTGCTTGACGTCAGCGCAATCGGACGTGCGATATTGGAACGCGAATGCAACCTCACCACTAGCCCTGAAACGCTCTACAGCGCCGTCAAGCAGCTGGTGAGCCGCGCGGGGGCCCAAATTCCCGTTGGCTCGACATCATGGCTCGCGACTTCCTTCAAGGAGGGCGTCACCAGCCTTGTAAGCCAGATGGTCAATGTTTGGACGGATGAGACCAGCACCATCATTCTGCTCGATCTCGACGCTCATCCAGAGCCGACGCCCCAGGCGCTCCGGTGTTTGTTCGGCTTCACAGCCGCGGAAACCCAGCTTGCAGTCGAATTGGCGCGCGGCCATAATTTGCTTGATATTGCTCGCGCCCGACGACTGAGCCGGACGACGATCCGTTCACACTTGGCCTCCCTGTTCGTCAAGACACAGACACGGCGGCAGGCGGAGCTGGTTGCATTACTCGGGCGTGTCGCCGTCCTGCCTTCTCCCGGTAATTGA
- a CDS encoding glycosyltransferase, translated as MTLHVLCVGGEDHALRIPFLAALRSRGFRVSAAGTGAALPFSNSGIDYHRYDFNRFGARVADRLAVGQLSQLVRGIRPDVVQTFDTKPNLLAPLAVRGAIPIVRTINGMGWVFSSAQLKALAFRPAYLALQRLAACWTSATVFQNKEDGDFFRRYRLLGNSPAVLIGSSGIDVDAFDTARAQAPSTAQLRRELGLGDDEVVMTVSRLTVQKGIPTLLDAAAIVREARPRVRFVLVGPRESEGPFAVDQALIDRYAPHVIALGARSDVPALLGIANVFAFPTEYREGIPRVLLEAGLAGVPIVATRMPGCGDVVVENCNGHLVPPRDPRALAAAILDLLQHPARAKNMGQRSIALVRREFDLNVVADRYADLYRRLILTGRRSEDPAALSRDIHEDRRVSQHGGKSP; from the coding sequence ATGACGTTGCATGTGCTTTGTGTGGGAGGCGAGGATCATGCCCTGCGGATCCCATTTCTGGCAGCTTTGCGCAGTCGTGGCTTTCGGGTGAGCGCTGCCGGTACTGGCGCTGCACTCCCGTTCTCAAATAGCGGCATCGATTATCATCGCTATGACTTCAATAGATTCGGCGCACGGGTTGCTGATCGCCTAGCTGTCGGCCAGCTCTCACAGCTTGTGCGGGGCATTCGACCGGACGTTGTTCAAACGTTCGATACCAAACCAAATCTGCTTGCCCCTCTTGCGGTGAGAGGCGCAATCCCCATTGTGCGCACTATCAACGGAATGGGTTGGGTATTCTCCTCGGCACAGCTGAAAGCCCTTGCATTCAGGCCAGCTTACCTAGCGCTGCAGCGGTTGGCCGCTTGCTGGACCTCGGCAACGGTATTTCAAAACAAGGAGGATGGCGACTTTTTCCGCCGCTATCGTCTGCTTGGCAACAGCCCCGCTGTACTGATCGGAAGTTCGGGAATCGATGTCGATGCTTTTGACACAGCGCGGGCCCAGGCGCCGTCCACCGCACAACTTCGTAGAGAACTCGGACTCGGTGACGACGAAGTCGTCATGACTGTGAGCCGACTGACCGTACAGAAGGGCATACCCACGCTTCTGGATGCGGCGGCGATTGTCCGCGAAGCGCGGCCCCGGGTTCGTTTCGTGCTTGTCGGTCCAAGGGAGAGCGAAGGTCCTTTCGCCGTGGATCAGGCGTTGATCGATCGATACGCACCACACGTAATCGCTCTCGGTGCGCGATCCGACGTTCCTGCGCTTCTGGGGATTGCGAATGTCTTTGCCTTCCCGACGGAGTATCGCGAAGGAATCCCCCGTGTTCTGCTGGAAGCAGGATTGGCGGGTGTGCCTATTGTCGCCACGCGTATGCCAGGCTGCGGCGATGTTGTGGTGGAGAACTGCAATGGCCATCTGGTGCCGCCCCGGGACCCGCGTGCGCTCGCTGCAGCCATTCTCGATCTTCTCCAGCATCCTGCCCGCGCAAAGAACATGGGACAGCGCTCGATCGCACTCGTCCGCCGTGAATTCGACCTGAACGTCGTGGCTGACCGCTACGCGGATCTTTACAGGAGGCTGATTCTCACCGGGAGGCGAAGCGAAGATCCGGCTGCTTTATCTCGTGACATCCATGAAGATCGAAGGGTTAGCCAGCACGGCGGGAAATCACCATGA
- a CDS encoding O-antigen ligase family protein — MIANALLSFGIVLTTASQLRLPGIPLGVGEVCLVLWLAFVSLRVIVTGQIYNATALLRIGAFWACLALALSIGTCVAYLSQELDLPTMLHDTFAYLLVATLTCLIVATMEANAALRQTQWFLLAFWNIALVLQIAAGWSIISLPSVDPWYWDRFRGWAENPNQIALYCAVLTPLSLSLALWAKGFGRIAASFSCLLTFAVGRLTKSDTFLVAMVIATAIFSLLRLRSWLTSPQHRLNFRSMVAVLVIAAAVPLALALAPYAVATADEFEGLAISLAKDRGGEATKRTASLRLQLWEDALHRGLETGSLGLGPGPHLEKPNVANNKALPTPFEAHSTLLDIFTQGGLLAVIAVCGLFAGTFILMFRAKLDALAALFVALAIFSISHFILRHPIVWFAFALSLILGSARASPPRTRIGS; from the coding sequence ATGATCGCCAATGCGCTTCTCTCTTTTGGCATCGTACTTACGACAGCTTCACAACTGCGCCTTCCCGGGATTCCGCTGGGTGTTGGCGAGGTCTGTCTTGTCCTGTGGCTAGCCTTCGTCTCATTGCGAGTCATCGTTACCGGCCAGATTTACAACGCGACAGCTTTGCTCCGAATCGGTGCGTTTTGGGCCTGTCTTGCACTCGCCCTGAGCATAGGGACATGCGTGGCCTATCTGAGCCAGGAGCTGGACCTTCCTACGATGTTGCACGACACCTTCGCGTATCTGTTGGTGGCAACTTTGACCTGCCTCATCGTCGCAACGATGGAAGCCAACGCTGCCCTACGTCAAACCCAATGGTTCCTGCTCGCTTTTTGGAACATCGCACTGGTCCTTCAGATTGCTGCGGGCTGGTCCATCATCAGCCTACCGTCGGTCGATCCATGGTATTGGGATCGATTTCGAGGCTGGGCGGAGAATCCCAATCAGATCGCTCTCTATTGCGCCGTTTTGACGCCGCTGTCTCTCAGCCTTGCCCTATGGGCCAAAGGGTTTGGCCGCATCGCGGCATCATTCAGTTGCCTGCTAACCTTCGCCGTCGGGCGCCTGACCAAAAGCGATACATTTCTTGTTGCGATGGTGATTGCCACCGCGATCTTTTCTTTGCTGCGTTTGCGCAGTTGGCTGACCTCGCCACAGCACAGACTGAATTTCCGGTCGATGGTCGCGGTTCTGGTCATCGCCGCCGCCGTCCCTCTGGCGCTCGCATTAGCACCGTATGCCGTTGCGACCGCCGATGAGTTTGAAGGTCTGGCAATCAGTCTGGCCAAGGACCGTGGCGGCGAGGCAACGAAGCGCACCGCGTCCCTGCGGCTGCAACTCTGGGAAGATGCACTCCATCGGGGGCTGGAAACCGGATCGCTCGGGCTGGGGCCAGGCCCGCATCTCGAGAAGCCGAACGTCGCCAATAACAAGGCGCTTCCAACTCCTTTCGAAGCCCATAGCACACTGCTGGATATATTTACGCAAGGTGGCCTGCTCGCTGTGATTGCCGTTTGCGGCCTATTCGCAGGCACGTTCATACTCATGTTCCGCGCGAAGCTCGATGCTCTGGCAGCATTGTTCGTTGCGCTGGCCATTTTCAGCATCAGCCATTTCATCTTGCGTCATCCCATTGTGTGGTTCGCGTTCGCTCTCAGTCTGATCCTCGGATCGGCGCGGGCCTCGCCGCCGCGCACGCGCATCGGAAGCTAG
- the asnB gene encoding asparagine synthase (glutamine-hydrolyzing) → MPTAPRSADLDAIGRMTNSLHHRGPDAHGSWCDRDAGIAFGHRRLAIVDLTDAGRQPMLSESGRFVITFNGEIYNYLSLRQELQRLGQNFIGGSDTEVLLAMIERWGFEAALGRSNGIFAIGLWDRQTRTLHLARDRMGKKPLYVARTRNAAVFASELKAINAFPDFHPEINPCGVAEFLARGWLPDEHCIWKDVFKLPPGGMLSFSADDLLASRDAAELRTKTHTWWSLTEIAKNGRENLVSADDCQLVLHLDGLLREAVSERMVADVPIGLFLSGGIDSSTVVALMQSQSTRPVRTFTIGFGEPAFDEAASAAAVARHLGTDHTELRLTPSEAMDVIPELPRIWDEPFADESQIPTLLLSRLARRDVTVVLSGDGGDECFAGYSRHLLTARLAPLLNSNRALRRTAAMGVSLLARGLREDIADALPLPGRLRRMIGSDRINRLAQLFAGSDAGDMYRKVMRLSELQLTPEQVPDSTKVPPLDDLLSDFIVRDMIGYLPGDILVKLDRASMATGLEARCPILDHRVVEFSWRLPNTAKVRDGQGKWILRQVLSRYLPRHLIDRPKQGFDVPVGAWLKGPLRSWAADLLSESRLNRQNLLDVQRVQSCWQDHLSGNRDHSRMLWAVLMLQSWLGTMVEQSTPQSTDTLEPAQ, encoded by the coding sequence ATGCCAACCGCTCCCCGATCCGCCGATCTGGATGCGATTGGCCGAATGACGAATTCTTTGCATCATCGCGGACCTGATGCCCACGGTTCGTGGTGTGATCGCGACGCTGGGATTGCATTCGGGCATCGCCGGCTCGCCATCGTTGACCTCACGGATGCGGGGCGACAACCGATGCTTTCCGAGAGCGGTCGGTTCGTCATCACCTTCAATGGCGAGATCTACAATTACTTGTCGCTGCGACAGGAGCTCCAACGCCTCGGCCAGAACTTCATCGGCGGCAGCGATACCGAGGTCTTGCTCGCGATGATCGAGAGATGGGGATTTGAGGCAGCCCTGGGGCGCAGCAATGGCATCTTCGCAATCGGCCTCTGGGATCGTCAGACCCGCACTCTCCATCTGGCTCGCGATCGAATGGGAAAGAAACCCCTGTACGTCGCCAGAACGCGAAACGCCGCTGTCTTTGCTTCAGAATTAAAGGCGATCAATGCGTTCCCCGATTTCCATCCGGAGATCAATCCGTGCGGGGTCGCTGAGTTTCTCGCCCGCGGCTGGTTACCGGACGAACATTGCATATGGAAAGACGTCTTCAAACTTCCGCCCGGCGGTATGCTATCCTTCAGCGCCGATGATCTTCTGGCATCGCGGGATGCAGCAGAGCTTCGGACAAAGACGCACACCTGGTGGTCGCTGACTGAGATAGCAAAGAACGGCCGAGAAAACCTCGTTTCCGCGGACGATTGCCAGCTCGTGTTGCATCTTGATGGCTTGCTTCGCGAGGCCGTCAGCGAGCGCATGGTTGCCGACGTGCCAATCGGGCTGTTCCTGTCCGGTGGCATCGACAGTTCAACTGTCGTCGCGCTGATGCAATCCCAATCCACCCGGCCCGTCCGCACGTTCACTATCGGTTTCGGCGAGCCGGCCTTCGACGAAGCGGCCAGTGCCGCGGCCGTGGCTCGTCACCTCGGCACGGACCACACGGAGCTACGTCTCACTCCCTCGGAGGCCATGGATGTCATTCCCGAACTGCCCCGTATTTGGGACGAGCCGTTCGCCGACGAATCGCAGATTCCGACACTGCTGCTATCCCGCCTCGCCCGCCGGGATGTAACTGTTGTCCTCTCCGGTGACGGCGGAGACGAATGTTTTGCTGGATATTCCAGGCATCTTTTGACCGCTCGTCTCGCTCCCCTCCTTAACTCCAATCGAGCACTTCGGCGAACGGCGGCAATGGGTGTGTCATTGCTCGCCCGCGGTTTGCGGGAGGACATCGCCGATGCGTTGCCTCTTCCAGGCCGTCTGCGACGGATGATCGGAAGCGACCGGATTAACCGCCTTGCGCAACTGTTTGCAGGCAGCGACGCCGGCGACATGTACCGGAAAGTCATGCGGCTTTCCGAGCTGCAATTGACCCCGGAGCAGGTCCCCGATTCGACTAAGGTGCCGCCGCTGGACGATCTTCTATCCGACTTCATTGTGCGGGACATGATCGGCTATCTCCCCGGCGACATTCTGGTGAAGCTCGATCGCGCCAGCATGGCGACAGGTCTGGAAGCGCGCTGTCCAATTCTTGACCATCGCGTCGTGGAATTCTCCTGGCGGCTGCCGAACACGGCCAAGGTGCGCGACGGACAGGGCAAGTGGATCTTGCGGCAGGTTCTCAGCCGTTACTTGCCACGCCACTTGATAGATCGACCCAAGCAGGGTTTCGACGTGCCTGTTGGCGCCTGGTTGAAAGGCCCCCTGCGCTCATGGGCTGCAGACCTGCTCTCCGAATCACGCCTTAACCGCCAGAATTTGCTGGACGTACAACGAGTCCAGAGCTGCTGGCAGGATCATCTGAGTGGCAATCGCGATCACTCGCGAATGCTATGGGCCGTCCTGATGTTGCAATCATGGCTGGGAACGATGGTTGAACAGAGTACGCCCCAATCGACAGACACCCTCGAGCCCGCACAGTAG
- a CDS encoding AAA family ATPase: MEALVGRRIRPLQALSPDMAEDELGRRLTEQSLASNDGLHSLNRVLDSVRKYRRLVVRMIVVGALLAGVAGFLMSPSYIATAQLAVDVRQSGAADALNVGGASAAPTPAAEESTIDTHVTVLLSDAYLRRLLPTLRALEDARHGAETGSQTWMQSLRTLFRRTWSATKEMLLGKNHEPDDGSALAALKRSLRVGQERRSRIIAVTSTASNPQRAAEIANTVAQSYVDEVARQKQSDVEYALSSVSAQSSKVQRDLAKAEEELKASRLGQSSPSRDAALEWQVTMLAQQFETLLRRRQELTAKGLTAQSDVSILATATPPERPTSLHPLLMIPPAAIIFALLACVLAVILNHFDRTLHTEADAAEALRIPCAGQIPSIPLEPGKQPHYVLEEPASHYARAIRSILVSILASDPATPRSQRVVLVSSSIGGEGKTTLAWSLGLYAARLGWRTLLLDFGQFTRRPGGESANLLSVLAYGRPLADAIEHIDESGIDYLPATSFGGHRLRILADPKIPSLLRQLSDTYDFVIIDGPSLLEAPEARLLASWADHVLLAIHSGSTDREAAQTALRQLVRTEHLNPAQNTRFSSVLTRVEPPQQDQFGGQQLFKRTWGALRQRSKRAITWRMWGGDAIELKRSGSPKLNPRNWLRSD, from the coding sequence ATGGAAGCGTTAGTAGGAAGACGCATTCGACCCTTGCAGGCGCTTTCGCCGGATATGGCAGAGGACGAACTTGGGCGGCGCCTGACGGAACAATCCCTGGCTTCAAATGATGGTCTCCACTCTTTGAATCGCGTGCTGGATAGCGTGCGGAAGTACAGACGGCTTGTCGTCAGGATGATCGTCGTCGGGGCCTTGCTGGCCGGAGTAGCCGGCTTTCTTATGTCTCCTTCTTACATCGCGACGGCGCAACTTGCTGTTGACGTCCGACAATCTGGCGCAGCCGATGCCCTGAATGTCGGTGGCGCGTCCGCAGCGCCTACACCGGCCGCTGAGGAGTCCACCATCGACACACATGTCACGGTGCTGCTCTCCGACGCCTACCTGCGGAGACTTCTCCCAACGCTCCGCGCTCTCGAGGATGCGAGGCATGGTGCTGAAACGGGGTCACAAACGTGGATGCAAAGCTTGCGCACGCTCTTTCGTCGTACATGGTCAGCAACCAAGGAGATGCTCCTTGGCAAGAACCATGAGCCCGATGACGGATCCGCGCTCGCTGCGCTAAAGCGCAGCCTGAGGGTTGGTCAGGAGCGGCGCTCCAGAATCATCGCCGTTACTTCTACGGCCTCCAATCCGCAACGAGCGGCGGAGATCGCCAATACGGTGGCACAATCGTATGTCGATGAGGTCGCGCGTCAGAAGCAAAGCGATGTCGAGTATGCTTTGAGCTCCGTCTCGGCACAGTCATCCAAAGTTCAGCGCGACCTGGCAAAGGCCGAGGAGGAACTAAAAGCTTCCCGTCTCGGCCAGTCCTCGCCCTCACGGGACGCCGCGCTGGAGTGGCAGGTCACAATGCTGGCGCAACAGTTCGAAACGCTCCTGCGGCGTCGGCAGGAGCTCACTGCAAAAGGTCTGACCGCGCAATCAGACGTCAGTATTCTCGCCACGGCCACGCCGCCAGAACGACCGACCTCATTGCACCCGTTACTTATGATTCCTCCTGCGGCAATTATCTTCGCTCTGCTGGCTTGTGTTCTCGCGGTCATATTAAACCACTTCGATCGGACCCTGCACACGGAAGCCGACGCAGCTGAGGCTCTGCGTATTCCATGCGCCGGACAGATACCTTCGATTCCGCTGGAGCCAGGCAAGCAGCCGCATTATGTCTTGGAGGAGCCTGCGAGCCACTATGCCAGAGCAATCCGCTCCATTCTGGTATCCATACTGGCCTCCGACCCGGCAACCCCACGATCGCAGCGTGTTGTCCTCGTCAGCTCCAGCATTGGTGGGGAAGGCAAGACCACGCTTGCATGGAGCCTTGGTCTTTACGCTGCCCGGCTCGGGTGGCGCACTCTACTCCTTGACTTTGGTCAATTCACTCGTCGACCGGGTGGCGAGAGCGCCAACTTACTCAGCGTACTGGCGTATGGTCGTCCACTTGCAGACGCGATCGAACATATCGATGAGTCCGGAATTGACTACCTGCCCGCTACATCGTTTGGGGGGCATCGGCTTCGGATTCTCGCCGACCCCAAGATTCCTTCGTTGCTCCGGCAACTGAGCGACACCTATGATTTCGTGATCATCGACGGGCCCTCGCTGCTAGAAGCTCCGGAAGCACGACTTCTGGCGAGTTGGGCAGACCACGTTTTGCTCGCCATTCACTCTGGAAGCACCGATCGTGAGGCGGCGCAGACCGCGCTGCGTCAACTTGTTCGGACGGAACATCTTAATCCCGCCCAGAACACGAGATTCTCGTCGGTCTTAACTCGCGTCGAACCGCCACAGCAGGACCAGTTCGGCGGGCAGCAACTGTTCAAGAGGACTTGGGGCGCACTCCGCCAGCGGTCGAAGAGAGCAATCACCTGGCGAATGTGGGGCGGAGACGCAATCGAATTGAAGCGCTCCGGATCGCCCAAACTGAACCCCCGCAATTGGTTGAGAAGCGATTGA
- a CDS encoding polysaccharide biosynthesis C-terminal domain-containing protein, with translation MIIETFGPPGAGKTTFSEALAQRLRDRGYEVDLVLTLPHLSNHLLNFGGFLPALQRVTIAIFATIAILCRPVANARGLRLAKELLQLMPPDNPVWWIRLSQYVVRFSCVWRDSHKPDRIVLFDQGFVQIVCTLALFSRADEKTIAHAIGMRTQSDLLIRFDAPRELLERRLHERVRQKTYMEKWFDPDVGTFLKAKPITDYVGSLLAAEHQQMICINSLDPSLMSKALDRIEEEVSSKFRPDRTVDLSPGAADESLERCAEKFTPPLPAPEIIGTFTAQAQPELARRMASASLWAFVIYVGGAGLTCVAQLVIARTIGATSYGIYSYVLAWTTLLSYIAGLGFNTVLLRYVPAYSATGKWPLARGVIQFAFGRSLLVGMLIALCGIATALFLSETLHRELTISLAVGMATVPLVALYILGSATVRALGGVISAIAPERFVRDGLMVVLLLLAVALNVTPIDATTVLIALMASSAVTAAIVGLSMRKLWPPQLRSAVPAYAPGDWWHLACPVMILIGVEVLMSRAGVIILGWTGDAHEAGIFALGLNLALFLVLPRMAVGTFFSPNVSKLHAHRNEAALQSLFARATVLSLAGTVVLALPLLLLTVPLLRFFGEEFVATAPVAQILVVGQIFAAATGPQQNLLTMTGHERAAAAITAIGAVMNVLACAIGIAFFGVIGAAVATAVTNVAWNMAMAIYIYKRVNMTAGLLFAVVEFRRPAAAK, from the coding sequence ATGATTATCGAGACTTTCGGTCCACCAGGCGCTGGCAAAACAACCTTTAGTGAGGCACTCGCTCAACGCCTGCGCGACCGTGGGTATGAGGTCGACCTCGTACTTACGTTGCCGCATCTATCCAATCATCTTCTCAACTTTGGAGGGTTCCTCCCGGCGTTGCAGCGCGTCACCATCGCGATCTTTGCCACCATCGCAATCTTGTGCCGTCCTGTCGCAAATGCCCGAGGGCTACGTCTGGCGAAAGAGTTGCTCCAACTGATGCCGCCCGACAATCCCGTCTGGTGGATCAGGCTTAGCCAATACGTCGTTCGATTTTCCTGCGTGTGGAGAGATTCACACAAGCCGGATCGCATCGTCTTGTTCGACCAGGGCTTTGTGCAGATCGTTTGCACTCTGGCCCTGTTTAGCCGAGCGGACGAGAAGACGATCGCTCATGCCATAGGTATGCGGACGCAATCAGATCTATTGATTCGTTTTGATGCTCCGAGGGAACTGTTGGAACGGCGCCTCCATGAGCGAGTACGCCAGAAAACGTACATGGAGAAATGGTTCGACCCCGATGTAGGTACCTTTCTCAAGGCAAAGCCGATTACTGACTACGTTGGCTCACTGCTCGCGGCCGAGCATCAACAGATGATCTGCATCAATTCGCTCGATCCTAGCCTGATGTCCAAGGCTCTCGATCGTATCGAAGAGGAGGTCTCCAGCAAGTTCAGGCCCGACAGGACGGTCGATTTGTCACCTGGGGCAGCAGACGAAAGCTTGGAGCGCTGTGCGGAGAAATTCACACCACCTTTGCCGGCGCCCGAGATAATCGGAACTTTCACAGCTCAGGCTCAACCCGAGCTGGCTCGGCGCATGGCCAGCGCAAGCCTGTGGGCGTTCGTTATCTATGTGGGCGGCGCCGGGCTGACGTGCGTAGCTCAACTTGTCATTGCCCGTACGATAGGAGCGACGAGTTACGGTATCTATTCATACGTTTTGGCCTGGACGACCCTTCTCTCCTACATCGCGGGACTCGGGTTCAACACGGTTCTGCTGCGATATGTGCCGGCCTACAGTGCGACCGGAAAATGGCCATTGGCTCGCGGAGTCATTCAATTTGCATTCGGGCGGTCATTGCTGGTCGGGATGTTGATCGCGCTCTGTGGAATCGCCACCGCACTATTCCTGTCGGAGACACTTCATCGGGAGCTGACTATCAGTTTGGCGGTTGGCATGGCGACCGTTCCATTGGTCGCGCTTTACATTCTCGGTTCCGCTACGGTACGCGCGCTGGGTGGCGTCATTTCGGCAATCGCGCCCGAACGCTTCGTTCGGGACGGCCTTATGGTCGTTCTGCTTCTGCTTGCTGTGGCACTCAACGTCACGCCAATCGATGCGACAACAGTCCTGATAGCGTTGATGGCAAGCTCTGCCGTCACGGCAGCCATCGTCGGACTGAGCATGCGGAAGCTTTGGCCGCCACAACTACGCTCGGCGGTGCCGGCTTATGCGCCCGGCGACTGGTGGCATCTCGCCTGTCCTGTCATGATCCTGATTGGAGTTGAGGTTCTCATGAGCCGCGCCGGCGTGATTATCCTCGGCTGGACCGGCGATGCCCACGAGGCCGGCATTTTTGCACTGGGGTTGAATTTAGCTCTTTTTCTTGTTCTCCCCCGGATGGCAGTAGGGACTTTCTTTTCACCAAACGTCTCGAAGCTTCACGCTCATCGGAATGAGGCAGCGCTTCAGAGTCTGTTTGCCCGAGCGACTGTTCTGTCGCTGGCGGGGACAGTCGTGCTGGCACTTCCACTTTTGTTGCTGACGGTACCGTTACTCCGCTTCTTTGGCGAGGAATTCGTTGCGACAGCTCCAGTCGCCCAAATTCTCGTCGTTGGACAGATCTTTGCTGCTGCTACTGGTCCGCAGCAAAATCTTCTGACCATGACAGGGCACGAGCGGGCAGCAGCCGCAATCACAGCGATCGGAGCTGTCATGAACGTCCTTGCCTGTGCGATCGGCATTGCTTTTTTTGGCGTGATCGGTGCCGCCGTTGCGACGGCCGTGACGAATGTTGCCTGGAATATGGCAATGGCGATCTACATCTACAAACGCGTGAACATGACGGCCGGCCTGCTCTTTGCCGTTGTGGAGTTTCGTCGACCCGCCGCCGCCAAGTAA